The DNA sequence TTCAACATTGCCATGGGGCAGTTTGAATATTTTGTCCTGATTGTAATCAGAATAACTGCAATCTTTTTCACGGCGCCTATCTTAAGCAGCCGCAATATACCGTCACTTGTCAAAATTGCAATAGCATTTCTTACCGGAATTATCATTTTTCCCGTAATCGATAAAACAGGCGTCATGCCTTCCGATATTATGGGTTTTGGGCTTCTGGTTTTTAAGCAGGTAATTATGGGTGTAATTGTGGGCTTATCCGCTTATATGATATTTGCGGCCATTCAGCTTGCGGGGCAGATAATAGACCTTCAGATGGGTTTTGGTATCGTAAACGTAATTGACCCTATGTCCAACACGCAGGTTTCAATTATGGGGCAGTTCCAGTTTGTACTTGGAATTTTAATTTTTCTTTCCATAAACGGGCACCACTTTTTATTCAGGGCGATTTCGGACAGTTTTTATATTGTCCCGCTTAATGATGTGGGTGTAACCACCGCCACTGTAAATAAACTTACCGACCTTTTTTACAATATGTTTGTTCTGTCTTTTAAGATAGCAGGTCCGGCCACTATTGCGCTTTTTCTTACCAACCTGACGCTGGGGCTTGTGGCAAGGACGCTTCCGCAGATGAACGTTTTTATTGTGGGGCTGCCGCTTAATATTCTGGTGGGAATAGGCGCGCTGCTTATAGCCCTTCCGATACTTGTAAATCTTTTCAGCACGCTTTTAAACA is a window from the Candidatus Goldiibacteriota bacterium genome containing:
- the fliR gene encoding flagellar type III secretion system protein FliR: MGNVDIFNIAMGQFEYFVLIVIRITAIFFTAPILSSRNIPSLVKIAIAFLTGIIIFPVIDKTGVMPSDIMGFGLLVFKQVIMGVIVGLSAYMIFAAIQLAGQIIDLQMGFGIVNVIDPMSNTQVSIMGQFQFVLGILIFLSINGHHFLFRAISDSFYIVPLNDVGVTTATVNKLTDLFYNMFVLSFKIAGPATIALFLTNLTLGLVARTLPQMNVFIVGLPLNILVGIGALLIALPILVNLFSTLLNTMWEDIYFIIRSMRI